The Arthrobacter sp. D5-1 genome segment CTCTCGAGACGACTAGGGGACAGGGAGCGCCAGAGTCTTGCTGCGAGAGATGAAGGTGAACTGTAGCTGAATAACGCAGCTTTCTGGATACCTACGGCCACGGTACTGTCCCAGTGCTCGAATAGATCGCCGCTCTGGACACGTCCAGCGCTTGGGAGTTCAAAGGATGAGCTGGTCGCGGATGTGCGGGAACTGGAAGTTGGCCATCAGGGCAGTGGTTTTCTCTTCTGTGAGGTAATCGCGGCTGTCGGGCATTGTGGTCCAAAGTTCGTGTGCCTGCCGGACGGCTTTCTCGGGGTTTAATGACTTGATGGCGATCATGTGGTTTTCGATGACGGTCGCTTCCACAGCCTGGTGCGTTCGTGGTGGCAGGGTGATTTGGTCAGTGGGGGGGCGATGGTGCTGCCGCGGTAGATGAATTCGGCGTTGACTTGGCTGTACTCGGTGGTGCTGAGGGGCAGGGTTCTGTCTTGGCCCGCTCCGGTGTCATAGGGGGGGGCGGCCGTGTCGCTACCGACGAAGATTCCGTTGCGGATGGTGACGCCGGTTTCTGCGACGACTCCGGTGAGCGCTGCGATGGTCGCGGTGTGGGCGTTCGACTGGCCAGGTTCGGAAGCGGCACTGGTATACCGGGCGAAGACAATGCTTGTGGCTTTGGAGTCATTTGTGAGGTCGCTGGCGACGGTCCGGGCGAAGAGGACTTCGTGGCATGGCTGGCGGGAGAGGTCGATGGGGAGCGTTGCACCTACTTTGCTGTTGCCGAGGGTGATGCAGACGAGGCTCACCTGTGGCCAGAAGCCGAGGGTGTGTCCGATGAAGCTGAGTAAATCTGCCGGGTTTTTGATGGTCAGCGCGTTCATGGTCCTGTTCCTTGCCCTAATTCGGTGTGCATGTGGTTTGTTGGGGTTGGGTGTCCTTCTGTTAGGGGACCTGGGCGCTGGGGTAGGGGCTGTAGTGCAACCTGGGGGACCGGGAGCGCCGGAAAGTTCGTCAGGATGGGAGCGACGTAAGAGCGCCGAGCGAAGTTCCGGGCCGGGTCGGCGCGTCAGCGCCTTGGAATTTATGGATGAGGTGAGTCGGTCGGTTGGAGAGAGCGGGTGGTCCAGCAAGGAAAAGTGGTCGGGTGTGAGACTTGTTCAGGGCCCGCAACTTTGACGCCGTGGGCAGTTGAGCCGGTTCAGCGGTGTCGAACCGTCATGCTGTTGGGAAAATATGAGTTCCCGCGGAAGAGTCAAATGCCCGCGTTCCCTTGACCCCGCCAGAAATGTTCGTGCATTTTGAATTGCGGCACGAAATGTTTTGGAGACTTCTTCAGCTTTCCGGCACGGGTAGGGCAAGATCATGCTGGGGGAGCTAGGCATGTTGATCTGAACAGCTGGGTGATGAACCCAGCAGTTTATGTTTCGACGACGATAGGTCCCTTTGTGAGCGTTCCCGCCGGCTGGTACACCGACCCTCAAAACTCTGCACTTGTCCGCTACTGGGACGGCATGCGCTGGACCGATCACGTCCAACCTGTCCAGCCCGCACAGCTGGCGGATTTACCGACTGCTCCCCGGGAGCCGGCCCCGGCGCGTCAACATTCTCAGGAACCGCAGGAACTGAATCAGGGACGCGTTGGAGGCACGCGCAAGGTCGGATTCTTCGGTGCCAAGAAGACAGCCGAGACCGCCCTCGCCGATGTCGAGCGGCTGCAAAGGATCCTGGATGAGCGTGGCCTGCTCGAGTTCGACCAGATAGAAGCCAGCCGGGATGAGCTTCGCCGCACTGCTGAGAACGAACGCAGGGAATGGGCATCTGAGAACCAACGGCTTCAGTCTCAACTGCACTCCCTGCGTTCTGAACTTGCCGAAGCCGAAGGCCAGTTGGTGACCGCTCGCGCCTCGGCCGCGCTGCAGGAAGTCGGAGTCTTTGACTTCGACCACCCAGCAGAACACTCCGCTCACCTGTCTGCCCGGCTGGATTCCGTCCGTGCCCAATACAAGGAGATGGCCCGGGCAAAGCAGGCCATCCACGCGACGTCGAACTTCACGTTCAACAACTCCGCGAAGCAGGGCATGAAGTTCGTGAACCAGATGTCGACCATCATGCTGCGTGCCTATAACGCCGAAGCCGAGAACTGCGTGAAAACGGTCAAAGCTGGAAACTTGGCAACCGCGACGGCGCGCCTGACCAAGGCGAAAGAACAGATCGAACGCCAAGGCACCATGATTGACCTACGAGTCGACGAGACCTACCACCACCTGCGCATCCAGGAAATGGTGCTCGCCGCGGAACACCTCCAAGCTCTTGCCGCGGAGAAGGAACTGGAGCGCGCCCGACGCGAAGATCTGCGCGAGCAGAAGAAAGCCGAAGCGGAACTCGCCGCCGCCCGGCAAAAGCTCGCCAAGGAACGGGCCATGCACCAGGCAACCCTGGACGCACTCATAGCCAACGGCGACCTCGAAGGCGCAGAACGAATGCGCGCCAAAATCGCTGAAGACGAACTCGCCCTCGCCGACGTGGAACGGCGCGCTGCGAACATTCGCGCCGGCTACGTGTACGTCATCTCCAACATCGGCGCTTTCGGGGAAAACATGGTCAAGATCGGCATGACCCGCCGGTTGGAGCCCATGGACCGGGTCAACGAACTCGGAGATGCGTCCGTACCGTTCCGCTTCGACGTACATGCGCTTTTTTACTCCGACGATGCCCTCGCCACCGAGGCAATGCTGCACCGGACGTTCGCTGAGCAGCGCGTCAACAAGGTCAACCTCCGTCGCGAATTCTTCCGGGTCACCCCGCACCAGGTACTGGAAGTGCTGAAAGAACACCACGTCGAACTCGTGGAATTCACCGAACAACCCACCGCCGAAGAATTCCGCCTCAGCACACCGGAGGCAGAGGCTTTGCCTGTGTAACGCACAGCGGCCAAGTCCCGGCGAACGCATCCACAGCGCGAATGGAGTCGGCCGTTCGTTCGGCGCATGTCATAGGCGCCGTTATCGGCTTTCACTTTCGCAGTGTAGATATCGCCCGCGGCGCGCCTCCTCCTTCTGTGCGGGTGACGCCCGGCTCGTGCCGCGGAGAAGCCAAGGATGTCCGGACCAGCCAGGCATGGGATGACCCGGCGTTGGACGAGCGCCGTCTATGCTCCAGGGCTGCGACCGGGTTCCCCATAGCCGCGTCGGCGACTTGGTGACTAGCTCATTAGCCGGAAGTTCGCCGGTCGCGAATTGATCTGAGGACCGAAGCGGATGAAAAAACTCTTGTCAAATTAAATAACAGTTTCGTGTAGTTTGGTCAAATCTTGTAATTAGATCGGTCGCTGTGCATACGGTTGGGGCGTACTGAACATGATCTATTGCCATCTCAAGGGGGAGGGACCAACATGTCAGGAAGTATCGGTAGATTTGTCCTCGTTCTCGCAACCAGCACTGCACTGCTTTTTGGCGGCGCGGGCGGAGCGAACGCAGCGACGGGTGTACAGCAGGTTCAGAGGGAGACAGCAGCGACGCAGGATGAGGCTTCGAGAGCTCAGATAGAGTCTGCCATCGAGAGTGCTTTCGCAGGCGACACCGCCGGGCTGGCCGCCTTACTCGAAGGCCCGCGAGCAGCTTTGACGCAAGTCGTCCTCAAGGACCGTTTGGAGGAACGCGGTGACTTGCGTCGGGCCGAGTCCTTGAAAATCACCGCCGAGGCGGTTGATCCAGCTCCGATGTCCACTGGGCAGTATGACTACTACTGCACCGGGTACAACGGCGTTACGATCGGATGGAACGGGATGGAGGTCCTGGCCTGCCACGGCTGGTTAGACACTTATATTTCTGGACGTCATGTGGCCCACTATAATCCGGATCTAATTCCGCGCGGTGCACCTGTCACTGTCGGGTGCGCATACGCCATGATCGGCGTCGTTGTGTCACTAACAGTACCCCTAGGAGTAGTAGGCTGGGCGGTATTCGGTACGGGAGTTCTTTATGCAGGAGGAGGTGTGGTTGTATCCTGTGGATAAAGTGAATAATCCTTCTCCATGGACAGCTATTGTCACAACGCAATTGTTGGTATTGGTCGGTTTGAGCGCCATGCTGTTTCGATTCGAGGCGAAGTGGTACGACTACGTCCTAGTTTTGGTGGTGGTAGTCTACGAGGTCCTCGTTATCCGGGCCCTGGTTCGTCGAGCTAAGACAGTAGTATCCAACGAGTCTGGACGGCAGTCATCGGCCAGCTCACCACGGACGTGATCCGAGTTAGTGAAAAACCCCAGTAAAGCCCCGCGTCGGTTGACTAGGGGCTTTACTTGTGCGGTGAAGTGCCCGTCTCGTGGTGGAGGGCAGGCCTCATTTGGCCTCGCCGGAAGCCAATGCGTCGAAGAATCGGCAACCTGCCGAAGCCTTTAACCGGGCTGCAAAAGTTGTGGCGCCCGGGGCGGCCTGTTTGTGGCCCTTCGGATCTGGTACTTCCCCATGGCTTAGACGGTGAATCTCTCTACGATGAAAGTCCTGCCGAATAAGCGAGACGACCGGTGCCTTCTAGGGTACAAACGTCCCAACAGAATTTGCGTCCTCATTCTGTTACGAACGGTGGCAGCAAACAAGATCCTGTAGTCCGTGCGGAGGGCAAAGGCAGAGTCTGCACAATATCTGCATGGCGCACGGAGTATGCAGGGGTTGCAAAAGGGATAAGTGGACAATGTCCACACTTCCCGCCCCGGACTGCCTCTTACAACCGGCGAACGGGCCCGGATTCCGCATGTTTCCAGCACTTCCAAGTGTTTCCAAGGCCCAGAATCCCTTTCGATTCCCACCTCGGGCACGGCATACCCCCTCGTCAGAGGGGTTTTTGCTTTAACGTGTTGACAATTATCGACACGAGTCTCTGATGTGTGGTGCCGGCGTGTGCCTGGCGGCCGGTTGGCCTGTGCAGTTGTGGGGGAGCGGGTTCAGGGTCGTGGCTCGTGAGCCCTCCGCCTGCTCTGAACTGGGGCTATGGGTTCCTCTCGCGGTTCGTGCGGTAGGTCGTCGTTGGCCTACACCTCTTCATGGGTAGGGGGACTGAGCGCAACATGACCTCGGGATCTTGCGTCAAAGTTCTTGGTTTCGGCTCGTTGGTGGAGTTAGGAGCCACGTATTGCGATGACCCTCCAGAACGGTGAAGCCGCAGGGGTGCAGCCGCATCTTCATGGCCAAACCGTTGCCTATGAATCGTCTTCTTGATCCAAGGCTAACTCGCGGAAGCTGGACCGGACTCGCCGGGCGTATGCCGAAGCAACCCGAATATACTTCGAAGCCATCGCCCAGACCCGGGCAACCGCTAGTGAGAAAACAGTCACCGACTTCCGCGAGGACATCCGCCGGCTGGGACGTACATAACCGGCCCTATACCCAAAGAACCAGCCACAACCACGAAAATAAGATCAGCGTGATCAGGACTGCGCCTTCCGCGTCCTGTGCCGCCTGGCACCATGGATTGTCCTCCGGCTGCAGTCGGCGAAGGTCTCTCATCGCCACAGATAATCGCCACAGATATACGGTTAGGGGAAGGTGTCGTCGCTGGCGGCCGCGCTCTGCCGATCTTCGCGGGTCGCACCCTCATCCTCCAGCTTTAATCGTCGTCTGGGGATGCGATGAACCGCATCAGCGTTTCCATGAGGTGCAGGGATTCCCGTTCGGGGTCCAGGAGGTACTGGATCCGAAGGCCGTCCACCATGGCCATCACCATGGTGACTTTGTCGTCGGCGGTCAGTTCCTGGCTGTCTTCGGTGGTGGACAGTTTCTTGCTGGTGAAGTGTTCGCGCATCTTGGCGCGCCGGGAAATGAAGAAGTCGTGAGCCGGGTGGTTGGGGTTGGTGGCGGCGATGGTGATAGCGAGCCAGTTCCGGAGGTGCTCGGGGTGGGCGAACTCTTCTTGGAGGATGCTGCTCAGGACCTTCTCGCGGGGGACTTTTGATTCCATGATGCGGTTGGCGAGTTCGGCGTCGTCGAGGTCGCGCTGGGCCAGGGCGGCAAGGAGGAGGTCGTCCTTGGTGGCGAAGTGGCGGAGTAGTGCGGCGTGGGTGACGTTGGCCCGTGCCGCGATGTCGCGGAGGCTGGCGCGTTCGTAGCCGTGCTCAGCGAAGCTGGCAGAGGCCGCACGGACTATTTCAGCCCGC includes the following:
- a CDS encoding DUF4192 family protein, with product MNALTIKNPADLLSFIGHTLGFWPQVSLVCITLGNSKVGATLPIDLSRQPCHEVLFARTVASDLTNDSKATSIVFARYTSAASEPGQSNAHTATIAALTGVVAETGVTIRNGIFVGSDTAAPPYDTGAGQDRTLPLSTTEYSQVNAEFIYRGSTIAPPLTKSPCHHERTRLWKRPSSKTT
- a CDS encoding DUF4041 domain-containing protein, whose amino-acid sequence is MSVPAGWYTDPQNSALVRYWDGMRWTDHVQPVQPAQLADLPTAPREPAPARQHSQEPQELNQGRVGGTRKVGFFGAKKTAETALADVERLQRILDERGLLEFDQIEASRDELRRTAENERREWASENQRLQSQLHSLRSELAEAEGQLVTARASAALQEVGVFDFDHPAEHSAHLSARLDSVRAQYKEMARAKQAIHATSNFTFNNSAKQGMKFVNQMSTIMLRAYNAEAENCVKTVKAGNLATATARLTKAKEQIERQGTMIDLRVDETYHHLRIQEMVLAAEHLQALAAEKELERARREDLREQKKAEAELAAARQKLAKERAMHQATLDALIANGDLEGAERMRAKIAEDELALADVERRAANIRAGYVYVISNIGAFGENMVKIGMTRRLEPMDRVNELGDASVPFRFDVHALFYSDDALATEAMLHRTFAEQRVNKVNLRREFFRVTPHQVLEVLKEHHVELVEFTEQPTAEEFRLSTPEAEALPV
- a CDS encoding TetR/AcrR family transcriptional regulator, giving the protein MTTTTEQATSPSPASRRRGPYATTPARRAEIVRAASASFAEHGYERASLRDIAARANVTHAALLRHFATKDDLLLAALAQRDLDDAELANRIMESKVPREKVLSSILQEEFAHPEHLRNWLAITIAATNPNHPAHDFFISRRAKMREHFTSKKLSTTEDSQELTADDKVTMVMAMVDGLRIQYLLDPERESLHLMETLMRFIASPDDD